In Equus quagga isolate Etosha38 unplaced genomic scaffold, UCLA_HA_Equagga_1.0 73442_RagTag, whole genome shotgun sequence, the following proteins share a genomic window:
- the LOC124234221 gene encoding dnaJ homolog subfamily C member 28, whose product MNTMYVMMAQILRSHLINASVVPNRKKMLPYLGVIRNRMMSTHKSQKRITEYYRLLNLDEGCSADDVRESFRKLAKQYHPDGGSGTADSATFIRIEEAYRKVLSHVIEQTNARQSKVEEAEEEEEKFKYKTPQHRHYLSFEGIGFGTPSQREKQYRQFRADRATEQVMEYQKHKLQSQYFPNSVTVKDVRQSKEQKITQAIERLVEDLIQESMAKGDFDNLSGKGKPLKKFSGCSYIDPMTHNLNRILIDNGYQPEWILMQKEIKDTIDQLREAILVSRKKLGNPMTPTEQKQWNQVCEQFQENITKLNKRINDFNLIVPLLTRQKVHFDAQKEIARAQEIYETLIKTKQVRDKNPNNIDQGEGEKTPGVKPGFLNWMNVWKFIKI is encoded by the coding sequence ATGAACACAATGTATGTGATGATGGCTCAAATCCTTAGATCTCATCTGATAAATGCTTCAGTGGTTCCTAATCGAAAGAAAATGCTTCCATATCTTGGTGTTATTAGAAATAGGATGATGTCAACTCATAAATCCCAAAAGAGGATCACAGAATATTATAGGCTGCTGAATCTGGATGAAGGATGCTCTGCAGATGATGTCAGGGAATCTTTTCGTAAACTTGCCAAGCAATACCATCCGGACGGTGGCTCTGGTACCGCTGACTCTGCAACATTTATAAGGATCGAAGAAGCTTATAGGAAAGTGCTTTCCCACGTGATAGAACAAACAAATGCCAGACAGAGTAAAGTTGAagaggcagaagaagaagaagaaaaattcaaatataaaacacCCCAACACAGGCATTATTTGAGTTTTGAAGGTATTGGTTTTGGAACTCCAAGTCAACGAGAGAAGCAATATAGGCAATTTAGAGCAGACCGTGCAACTGAGCAAGTGATGGAATACCAAAAGCATAAACTACAAAGCCAGTATTTCCCTAATAGTGTAACTGTTAAAGATGTAAGACAGAGTAAGGAACAAAAGATAACTCAAGCAATAGAGCGATTGGTGGAGGATCTCATTCAAGAGTCAATGGCAAAAGGAGACTTTGACAATCTCAGTGGGAAAGGAAAACCCCTAAAAAAATTTTCTGGCTGTTCATATATTGATCCCATGACTCACAACCTGAACAGAATATTGATAGATAATGGATACCAACCAGAATGGATCCTAatgcaaaaggaaataaaggataCTATTGATCAACTCAGAGAGGCAATTTTAGTGTCAAGGAAAAAACTTGGGAATCCAATGACACCGACTGAACAGAAACAGTGGAACCAAGTTTGTGAGCAGTTTCAAGAAAACATCACAAAACTAAACAAGCGCATTAATGATTTTAACTTAATTGTTCCCCTCCTGACCAGGCAAAAAGTCCATTTTGATGCACAGAAAGAAATTGCCAGAGCCCAGGAAATATATGAGAcccttataaaaacaaaacaagtcagaGATAAAAACCCAAATAACATTGatcagggagaaggggagaaaacacCTGGAGTCAAGCCAGGTTTTCTAAACTGGATGAATGTatggaaatttattaaaatatga